The following DNA comes from Babylonia areolata isolate BAREFJ2019XMU chromosome 31, ASM4173473v1, whole genome shotgun sequence.
ACCATCCAGATCAACTCCACAGAGCTGGTGGGGGGAGGCTGGGGATACGGGatgaactcctcctcctcctccttcctgccgGACCCTCCCACAaactcaccccatcccccagagCTGCCCGCGGAGGTGGTTCACGGGAGGAGGCTGAGGGCGGTGTACCTGTGGGTGCTGGTAGGGGTGGGCGTCCCAGCCAACACGGCCTGCGTCTTCACGGTCCTGCTCATGGCCACGCCCCCTTACTACGTGGCCCTCCTGGCCCTGGCCGATACCCTGGCCCTGGCCACCAAGCTGCTCTTCCACCAGGTCATCACCCACCGGGCCCTCACCCACGTCTCCTGCGTCTTCTTCCACGCCTCCGCCTTCTTCGGCTGCTATGCCAACTGGGTGCTGATCCTCATATCGCTGGAGCGGTTCGTGGCTGTGTGTTTCCCTTTCAAGAAGCAGCAGCTGTTCACTAAGAAAAGGATCGTGGTCAGTGTGGTAGGTCTGACGGTGTCCTTGCTCGTCATCTTCACcccagttttcttcttctacgAAGATGTGAAGAGATCGAGGAAGGATTGTGTAGTGAGGGAGAGCATGAGAGGGTacaaggaaggggtgtggggggcggggctgtTCAGCGCTCTCTATTTCTTCGTGCCGTTCGTGTTGGTGTCGGTGTTGACGGCCGTCATCATCCGTCGGCTTCAGGTGATCCGT
Coding sequences within:
- the LOC143276046 gene encoding uncharacterized protein LOC143276046 gives rise to the protein MEVPALSTIQINSTELVGGGWGYGMNSSSSSFLPDPPTNSPHPPELPAEVVHGRRLRAVYLWVLVGVGVPANTACVFTVLLMATPPYYVALLALADTLALATKLLFHQVITHRALTHVSCVFFHASAFFGCYANWVLILISLERFVAVCFPFKKQQLFTKKRIVVSVVGLTVSLLVIFTPVFFFYEDVKRSRKDCVVRESMRGYKEGVWGAGLFSALYFFVPFVLVSVLTAVIIRRLQVIRQRRMRSRTSSASGSGARGTGAGGHSGPEHAVSVMLVSASLIFLVLVLPACLYHVALKHRFDMRDLQDKARAFLFYQVVTVLADTSHAVNFFVYFLSAAKFRAAFVDMLQRCCPCWWARCKGRKPAAVSSHSNNSKSLPLTATVEREQVKDTEQCDTML